GTGCAGTTTTTGACTCCAAATCTCCTGCGAGCGTTAACAATTTAAGGGCCATTAAATGGAGCTGCATTCCTTTGTAGAGTTGGGAGTTTTTCATTAACTTGCCAATTTCTTCGTAATTAAAGTGAGTGCTTTTAACTACCAATTTCAAGATGTCTTGAAGTTCAGGGGAAACTTTCACGACAGAGGCCGCAAACCCAACGGCTTTTTTGTCAAAAAGGTCGATCCGAATGTATTTTTTCGTAAGGCCTTTCTTGTAAGGGGCAAATTTTTCGATAGATTGAATTAAGTCTTTGAAGTCTTCTGGAGTTTCACTTTCTGGGGTAACATCAGTTGTTGTCATGTTAGGAGTCTGAGGCAGAAGAATCTTGGGATAATTTTCAATAGGAAATTTTTCGGCCAACTTATTATAGGCCCAAATGAAATTGCGAGGATTGGAAAAAGCCAATTTGCTCATAAATTTAGGCTGTTTTTTCAAAAAATCGCTATAATCCAAGCTCAGTTGACGCCAATGTTTGCAAGTCAGTTGGATTGTAGAAAAATCTTGAAACGACATGAAGGAGAAGATTAAATGTTGTAGATCTTGGGGGAGATTCGAAAGTATGTTTGAATATTGTTTAAGCTCTTCAGACGTTAATGGGGTAATTTCTTTTCCAACAACTTTGGTTTCATCATCATTCAGTACAAAATCAAGTTCGGAATGACCTGTTTTTGCACGGGGTGTGGTAACCCTCTTTTCGTTGTTATTATTATTGTTATTTGGGTCCTTAGACGAAGAGGATACGTTTCCTGCATAAACGGATTGAGGGGCCACCAGAAGCGCTATTAATACGAGAGAACTTGAAGAGAATTTTAATAATTTTTTCATAACACAAATCACCTTTAAAAATAAGATGATAAAACATAATTAAATGTGATTGAAAGTCAATTAAAAAATTAATTAAATGCAAAAAGTCATTTTATTGCATTAAGGTTATTAATGCCATTTCCAAAAAATATTTAGCATAATCAAAATCAGCACATTGCCATCCCGGCGGAAGGGGGATCCATAAAATGGTTTTTTTCACCATGAATCCCCGTTTTTGTGTGGAGATATAGCGGGGATGAGGAAACACCACGTTATTTAATAGATAAATGGTATAAGTGGATGCTCGATATTTCAAAGAATGAAATCTGGAAAATTTATGACATCGTTAGAAAAAATAATCTCATCATACATATGTCACCGTGTCTTTTGGTTATCTGATGATGAATCGTGAGAGTTAAGTTTCCGCCTTCTATAATACCTGCGCGCTTGAGCTTTGCTGGCGCTTTTAAGTTTTTTCTGGGGACCCTCTCCTAATGCAGTGCGCACAGGCAGGATGACTCGAAACTTCCGATAAAAATCGAGATCTATAACTTGAGCCATGGTATCCTCCTTTAAATAATGGAAATTCCTATTCACTGTCTTATAGTGTTACTCTAGCAAAATAAGATTAAGAAATTTCTAGCGAAGGGTTTAAAAAGCGTTTATTTGAAAAATATTTCCGGATTCCTTGCGTTCTCCTTAAGACGCTGTTATAAGCTTGGCTTAAGATGTAGCCAGGCGAAGGGGCAAACCCCGGGCATGCCGACCTACAGTTTATGATAAATCATTATTTTTGGAGACAAAAATGCCCAAGTTAAAAACGAAAAGCAGCGTAAAAAAGCGTTTTCGTCTTACCGGCACCGGTAAGGTTATCACCGCTCACGCAAAAAAGCGCCACGGTATGCGCAAACTTTCCCCTCAACAACGCCGCGCGCTTCGTGGCACAACGACGATGTCTGAGTGCGATGCGAAGATTGTTCGTCGTTTTATGCCTTATGGTTTATAGGAGGTTAGGTTATGGCACGCGTTAAACGTGGAGTGACGGCACATGCACGTCACAAAAAAATCATTGCGATGGCAAAAGGCTATCGTGGTCGTTCAAAAAATTGTTTTAGAATTGCCGTTCAACGAGTCGAAAAAGCATTACAATATGCCTATCGGGATCGTAGAAATCGTAAGCGCGATTTTCGTGGACTTTGGATTCAACGGATCAATGCGGCAAGCCGTATGCACGGTTTAAACTACTCTCGTTTCATCAACGGCCTTATCAAGGCTGGAATTGAAATCGATCGTAAAGTTTTGGCTGATATTGCGGTGCGTGAACCCAAGGCTTTCAAAGCCATTGTGGATCAAGCTCAAAAAGCTTTAGCTGCTTAATATAAAAGATTTATCTTTGAAAAAACACCTTAGGCGCAAATCGCTTGAGGTGTTTTTTTGTGGGGGAGGGCTCAATAAAATGCACTCTATATTTATATGGGCAATTGAAAAACTTGATTTTTGAGAGAAAATTTCGTACTGGATAAATATAAGGTGGTTAATTATGTTTTTTAAGATTGACGGCCTCGCCATAGCT
This DNA window, taken from Candidatus Bealeia paramacronuclearis, encodes the following:
- the rplT gene encoding 50S ribosomal protein L20; translation: MARVKRGVTAHARHKKIIAMAKGYRGRSKNCFRIAVQRVEKALQYAYRDRRNRKRDFRGLWIQRINAASRMHGLNYSRFINGLIKAGIEIDRKVLADIAVREPKAFKAIVDQAQKALAA
- the rpmI gene encoding 50S ribosomal protein L35; the encoded protein is MPKLKTKSSVKKRFRLTGTGKVITAHAKKRHGMRKLSPQQRRALRGTTTMSECDAKIVRRFMPYGL